One window of the Anomaloglossus baeobatrachus isolate aAnoBae1 chromosome 12, aAnoBae1.hap1, whole genome shotgun sequence genome contains the following:
- the LOC142257555 gene encoding Fanconi anemia group M protein-like translates to MNVKQRTLFQTWGSEPKRPAGTGATKRKGKAASRRRVVSSQGPPHRASSQVWPQEEDDDDVLLVAVYEAEKGISQGIPNGGVSGGNVPTEVDGCHDDPMFPPPAATAIHNLPGFDLSAGSVWIYPTNCPVREYQLSMAGAALLHNTLVCLPTGLGKTFIAAVVMYNFYRWYPSGKIVFMAPTKPLVAQQIEACFRVMGIPQAHMAEMTGATQAHIRKELWQKHRVFFLTPQVMVNDLTRGACPASDIKCLVIDEAHKSLGNHAYCQVVRELNNYTTQFRILALSATPGSDTKSVQQVVSNLLISRIELRSEDSPDIQPYSHERQLEKFVVPLGDELAAVQKSYIQEARSPCSFDLWGS, encoded by the exons ATGAACGTGAAGCAGAGGACTCTGTTCCAGACATGGGGCTCTGAACCGAAGAGACCGGCGGGGACCGGGGCTACAAAGAGGAAAGGGAAGGCTGCAAGCAGGAGGAGAGTTGTGTCCTCCCAGGGGCCCCCTCATAGGGCCAGCTCACAAGTGTGGCCCCAGGAGGAGGACGATGATGATGTTTTGCTGGTTGCTGTGTATGAGGCTGAGAAGGGTATAAGTCAGGGTATACCCAATGGCGGAGTATCCGGTGGCAATGTACCCACAGAGGTGGACGGCTGCCATGACGACCCCATGTTTCCGCCTCCTGCTGCCACTGCCATACACAACCTGCCCGGCTTTGACTTGTCGGCCGGCAGCGTCTGGATCTATCCCACCAACTGCCCTGTGCGGGAGTACCAGCTGAGCATGGCGGGCGCCGCCTTACTGCACAACACCCTGGTGTGCCTCCCCACCGGCCTGGGCAAGACCTTCATCGCCGCCGTGGTCATGTACAACTTCTACCGCTGGTACCCGTCCGGCAAGATCGTCTTCATGGCTCCCACCAAGCCACTGGTGGCACAGCAGATCGAGGCCTGCTTCCGGGTCATGGGGATCCCACAGGCGCACATGGCGGAGATGACAG GAGCCACCCAGGCGCATATCCGGAAAGAATTATGGCAGAAACATCGAGTCTTCTTCCTAACCCCACAAGTCATGGTGAATGATCTCACCCGCGGCGCCTGTCCGGCCAGTGACATCAAGTGCCTGGTCATCGATGAGGCTCACAAGTCCCTCGGCAATCATGCCTACTGCCAG gttgTACGAGAGCTGAACAATTATACCACGCAGTTCCGTATCTTGGCTCTCAGTGCCACCCCCGGCAGTGATACCAAG tctgtgcAGCAAGTGGTCTCAAACCTGCTGATTAGCCGGATAGAGCTGCGCTCGGAGGACTCCCCGGACATCCAGCCGTACTCCCACGAGCGGCAGCTGGAGAAGTTTGTGGTGCCTCTGGGAGATGAGCTGGCCGCGGTGCAGAAGTCCTACATACAG GAAGCACGCAGCCCTTGCTCTTTTGATCTATGGGGGTCTTAG
- the LOC142258380 gene encoding peptidyl-prolyl cis-trans isomerase FKBP3-like — translation MAAAGEPVREWSSEKLHSEELPKKDVIAFLQQHASEAFLAEHKLLGNIKNVAKTAKKEHLIAAYEKLFQSKRFKGKDNVEEVTKEVKDLTVNEEKASEAKQEEVVDDGPPKYTKSILKKGDKTNFPKKGDTVHCWYTGTLEDGTVFDSNIPTSSKKKKAAKPLSFKVGIGKVIRGWDEALLTMSKGEKAKLEIQSEWAYGKKGQPDAKIPPNAKLFFEVELVTID, via the exons ATGGCAGCTGCAGGGGAACCGGTGAGGGAGTGGAGCAGCGAGAAGCTGCACAGTGAGGAGCTGCCCAAGAAGGACGTCATCGCCTTTCTGCAGCAGCATGCGTCAGAAGCG TTTCTTGCAGAACATAAATTACTTGGAAACATAAAGAACGTTGCAAAAACCGCCAAGAAAGAGCATCTGATCGCGGCCTACGAGAAACTCTTCCAGTCTAAG CGATTCAAAGGGAAAGACAATGTGGAGGAAGTCACTAAAGAAGTGAAAGATCTCACGGTCAATGAAGAAAAAGCCTCTGAAGCAAAACAAGAAGAAGTTGTGGATGAT GGCCCCCCAAAATACACCAAGTCCATTCTGAAAAAAGGTGACAAAACCAACTTCCCAAAGAAAGGGGACACAGTTCACTGCTGGTACACCGGGACCCTGGAGGACGGCACCGTCTTTGACTCTAATATCCCCACCA GTTCAAAGAAGAAAAAAGCTGCCAAGCCCCTGAGTTTTAAGGTTGGCATTGGTAAAGTTATAAGAGGG TGGGACGAGGCGCTTCTCACTATGAGCAAAGGAGAAAAAGCCAAACTGGAAATTCAGTCAGAATGGGCCTATGGCAAAAAAGGGCAACCTGATGCCAA AATCCCTCCTAACGCTAAGCTGTTCTTTGAGGTTGAACTGGTCACTATCGACTGA